A stretch of the Papaver somniferum cultivar HN1 chromosome 6, ASM357369v1, whole genome shotgun sequence genome encodes the following:
- the LOC113288424 gene encoding putative F-box/LRR-repeat protein 23, translated as MDDFGSDELLAHIADMSGELRCLRLVSCHQVRGEALFAMAKKAVMLEELEICHCSLSEDTLIGVGNACPQLKSLWLHRRGYRWPHIECDNEALAIAGNVPELRHLHLFGNKLTNVGLKAILDGCLHLESLDLRQCFNINLEGDLLKSCRDRLIKVKLPNDSTDDCEFDAAIDDRSYEFPEGSCYSELDHGIFSDDDFGYNPSFDFDQYDPDLIYDNELPFDQDYYG; from the exons ATGGATGATTTTGGTAGCGATGAGCTCTTAGCTCATATTGCTGATAT GTCTGGTGAATTAAGATGTCTTCGGCTTGTATCTTGCCATCAAGTTAGGGGTGAAGCGTTGTTTGCCATGGCCAAGAAAGCTGTCATGCTGGAAGAACTTGAAATATGCCATTGTTCTCTCTCAGAGGATACACTTATAGGTGTTGGTAATGCATGCCCTCAGTTAAAATCGTTGTGGCTCCACCGTCGAGGCTACAGGTGGCCGCACATAGAGTGTGATAATGAGGCACTAGCCATAGCAGGTAACGTGCCTGAACTGCGTCACCTTCATCTTTTTGGGAATAAATTGACAAATGTGGGCTTGAAGGCCATTCTCGATGGCTGCCTGCACCTTGAATCTCTGGACCTCCGTCAGTGCTTCAACATTAATCTAGAAGGGGATCTGCTGAAGAGTTGTAGAGACAGGCTTATAAAAGTAAAGCTCCCTAATGACTCCACTGATGACTGTGAATTTGATGCTGCAATTGATGATAGATCTTATGAATTTCCTGAGGGCAGCTGCTACTCCGAATTAGATCATGGAATATTTAGTGACGATGATTTCGGGTACAACCCAAGCTTTGATTTCGATCAATACGACCCTGACTTGATTTATGACAATGAATTGCCATTCGACCAAGACTACTATGGTTAG
- the LOC113291095 gene encoding putative F-box/LRR-repeat protein 23, whose protein sequence is MDNQTLLSSAEEVRNWDELPPDILSHIFLKLGAIDILFNAQSVCSAWPEVSKEPSLFRSIEISLDMQNRWRHAGLFEDRLYQLEKLAKESADRSCGQLVKFSMERFDSDELLACSDSLRCLRLVSCDKVSEDALVNMAKKAVLLEELEICHCSFSADMLKTIGKVWPQLKSFRLNRRGYRFPHRERDDEALAIAENMPQLRRLHLFGNKLTNVGLRAILDGCLHLESLDLRQCFNLNLEGDLLKICGDTPIKIRLPNDSTNLMMQSHTDIMISLRVNTRISLTKLQAIFDSLGI, encoded by the exons ATGGACAATCAAACTCTGCTTTCATCAGCCGAAGAAGTTAGAAATTGGGATGAATTGCCTCCTGATATTCTGTCTCATATATTTCTGAAATTAGGGGCTATTGATATCTTATTTAATGCGCAGTCAGTCTGTTCAGCATGGCCAGAAGTTTCCAAAGAGCCTTCGCTGTTTCGTTCTATAGAAATTTCTTTAGATATGCAGAATAGGTGGAGACATGCGGGTTTATTTGAAGATCGCCTGTACCAGTTGGAAAAACTGGCAAAAGAATCAGCAGATAGGAGCTGTGGCCAGTTGGTTAAGTTTTCTATGGAGCGTTTTGACAGTGATGAGCTTTTAGC GTGCAGTGATTCCTTGAGATGTCTTCGGCTTGTTTCTTGCGACAAAGTTAGCGAGGATGCGTTGGTTAACATGGCCAAGAAAGCCGTCCTGCTGGAGGAACTTGAAATATGCCACTGTTCTTTCTCAGCGGATATGCTTAAAACTATCGGGAAAGTATGGCCTCAGCTAAAATCATTCCGTCTCAACCGTCGAGGCTACAGGTTTCCACACAGAGAGCGTGACGACGAGGCACTAGCCATTGCAGAGAACATGCCTCAGCTGCGTCGTCTTCATCTTTTTGGGAATAAATTGACCAATGTGGGGTTGAGGGCCATTCTCGATGGCTGCCTGCACCTTGAATCTCTCGACCTCCGTCAATGCTTCAACCTTAATCTTGAAGGGGATCTACTGAAGATTTGTGGAGATACGCCTATAAAAATAAGGCTCCCAAATGACTCTACGAATTTGATGATGCAATCACATACGGATATTATGATTTCTCTGAGAGTGAATACCAGGATTTCCTTAACAAAATTGCAGGCAATCTTCGATTCTTTAGGCATTTAG
- the LOC113291096 gene encoding putative F-box/LRR-repeat protein 23 produces MPYMRALVNDITITWSCELRCFRLVSSYEVSGDALMNVTNKAVMLAEIVICHCSLLEDTLVSVGNSCPQLKSLRLNRGHRRPHGECDDEALAIAWNMPELRQLQLFGNRLTNEGLESILDGCMHLGSLDLRQCFYVNLEEDILMSCRDRLIKLRLPNDSTDDYEFYDAIEVGSSQFSDFNYDNDCILSSQIPVPASSKNGLNCLMMFYPMGAIDILLGAQSVCFVWRKVSKEPHLFHSIDMWNWSDLFDENVYDMEKMAREAVDRSCGRLVELTMVGSGSDELLAYIADK; encoded by the exons ATGCCTTATATGAGAGCTTTAGTAAATGATATTACTATCACATG GTCTTGTGAATTGAGATGTTTTCGGCTTGTATCTAGCTATGAAGTAAGTGGTGATGCATTGATGAACGTGACCAACAAAGCTGTCATGCTGGCGGAAATTGTCATATGCCATTGTTCTCTCTTAGAGGATACACTTGTATCTGTTGGTAATTCTTGCCCTCAGTTAAAATCGTTGCGGCTAAACCGAGGCCACAGGCGGCCACACGGAGAGTGTGATGATGAGGCACTAGCCATTGCATGGAACATGCCTGAACTGCGTCAACTTCAGCTTTTTGGGAATAGATTGACCAATGAGGGCTTGGAGTCCATTCTCGATGGCTGCATGCACCTTGGATCTCTTGACCTCCGTCAGTGCTTCTACGTTAATCTAGAAGAGGATATACTGATGAGTTGTAGAGATAGGCTCATAAAATTAAGACTCCCGAATGACTCCACTGATGACTATGAATTTTATGATGCAATCGAAGTTGGATCTAGTCAATTCTCTGATTTCAACTATGACAATGATTGCATTCTGAGCAGTCAAATTCCGGTACCAGCTTCATCAAAAAATGGGTTGAATTGCCTCATGATGTTCTATCCCATGGGGGCAATTGATATCTTGCTTGGTGCTCAATCAGTATGTTTTGTGTGGCGAAAAGTTTCCAAAGAGCCTCATCTGTTCCATTCTATAGACATGTGGAATTGGTCGGATTTGTTCGATGAAAACGTGTACGATATGGAAAAGATGGCAAGAGAAGCTGTGGATAGGAGCTGCGGCCGGTTGGTTGAGCTCACTATGGTTGGTTCGGGTAGCGATGAGCTTTTAGCGTACATTGCCGATAAGTAA